A single genomic interval of Trichosurus vulpecula isolate mTriVul1 chromosome 6, mTriVul1.pri, whole genome shotgun sequence harbors:
- the LOC118854722 gene encoding ELL-associated factor 1-like has protein sequence MDAGAGIENLRHRGPTGHCLEVASLVGERARNRTANLLLDREPHVLKLGESFAKRLKSSFHTIRYHVKPRAIGISRNGELQLGKGDEVTITLPRVAGSTPPMTVFKGNKRPYGTDCVLIINHDTGEYVLKKFCSRIQVKKMRTEGSSEIEARRQRQPPAGAPFRAPVKAPVGPKASPVQDDLSAELQLDDFKKLLRAEMEILEERSSGSGSSSSDSNSSRDSEGDEPAARAAPSQPPHQHLSPRNPVAKGPGQPRGNQELMDILRNDLQLSDSGSDSDDERTSFLPPSLC, from the coding sequence ATGGATGCAGGAGCTGGCATTGAAAACCTCAGGCACAGGGGTCCGACCGGGCACTGCCTGGAGGTTGCCTCCCTCGTTGGGGAAAGGGCCAGGAACCGCACTGCGAACCTGCTGCTGGACCGCGAGCCGCACGTCCTGAAGCTGGGCGAGAGCTTCGCCAAGAGGCTCAAGTCCTCCTTCCACACCATCCGCTATCATGTGAAACCACGAGCCATAGGCATTTCACGTAATGGAGAACTCCAGCTTGGAAAAGGAGATGAAGTCACAATTACACTACCACGCGTTGCTGGATCGACGCCTCCGATGACTGTGTTCAAAGGCAACAAAAGACCATATGGGACAGACTGTGTTCTCATCATCAATCACGACACTGGGGAATACGTGCTGAAAAAATTCTGTAGCCGCATCCAGGTCAAGAAGATGAGAACCGAGGGAAGCAGCGAAATCGAGGCGCGGAGGCAACGACAGCCCCCTGCTGGGGCACCATTTCGAGCCCCAGTGAAAGCACCAGTTGGACCCAAAGCCTCTCCTGTGCAAGACGACCTTTCGGCTGAACTGCAATTGGATGACTTTAAGAAACTGCTGAGAGCAGAGATGGAAATCCTGGAAGAGAGGAGCAGCGGCAGCGGGAGCAGCTCGTCCGACTCCAACAGCTCCCGGGACAGCGAAGGGGACGAGCCGGCCGCCCGGGCCGCCCCCTCCCAGCCTCCTCACCAGCACCTCAGTCCCAGAAACCCTGTAGCCAAGGGCCCCGGCCAGCCTCGGGGAAACCAGGAGCTGATGGACATCCTGCGAAATGACTTACAATTGAGTGACTCTGGCAGTGACAGCGATGACGAGCGGACGAGCTTCCTGCCTCCGTCTCTTTGCTAG